The Amphiura filiformis chromosome 15, Afil_fr2py, whole genome shotgun sequence region AACAATATcgtattgattgattggttattcaggcgTTTCATTGAAGGATGAAATTCACTTCACGCTTGCGTATTCAGCCTGGACAGATCTGTAAACTTTCAAGATCTTAACAGAACGAGGTtagattttggtttttttttttttaagaatgtTTTTCCCAATTTGGAGTTTGTTGGGTAAGTTAATCTAATTTTTCTCTTGGTCTGATAAGTAGGCTTAAGGGTAGGTCTTTATCCTGTAATTAGTACAGCCAGGTCAGACCGGTACGGTTCATTTTCTAGATCTCAACAGAAAGAGGTTTTCGTCTTTTAAGAACGCTTTTTCTCAATTTCGAGTTTGTCTGGTAAGCTAATCTAACTTTCCCCTCGGTCCGGTACGTAGGGCTAAGGATAGGCTTTTAGCACGTTTAACATAATTCAGCACAACACTGTCCGGAGCTGCTGCGGCAAGGCGTCATATCCCATATGAATgttgtttttatgtgtatttattatgtttagggaaacagcggcagcgcgtatgaaaatattttattcgcgtttaagcgtAGCGAATTTAGCAAATAAGAcatcatgttttgggccaaaatatggtTAAGTTGCATTGAACCTTCTAATACCAAATTTCACCTTTATTTTGGACTAAGATCTGAATTTTTTGCGCTGCTGCCATTGTCAATCATAGTGAGAAACCAAAACTTAACTGCACATGTCTTCCTCAAGGttagtttggggcctccaaattttggcctgacccagggcccccaaaaaggtaaatcaggCCTTCAACCTCAAactaaaaacattttcaaatttcaacagTTTCATTTAACCATCAACATCTTCAATTTCTGTTGCAGAATGTGATTaactatagtccatttggcttcttagaccctgtttacacacaaaaaagtcaattgcgacatcaaattcagattgcAACTAagggattagcataaattatttgttgATGCGGTGTTTACACATCagtcgacttcaaaacaaattgtgaatttgacttTTATGTCATCACTTACTCATGATTCAAATAACCATTACGAAGTTGACTTCTAATTGGATGCTCGTTTACACTGCATAAGTCGAGTTTGAAGTCAAGTTTGAATTTGACAAATGTTGCTCTGGGTTGACATTAGAAGTCAACCTCTGAAGGTGAATTCAAAGCACAGCGACCCTTTATACCCAAAATTGAAGTTGACTTCAgactctgtgtaaacggggtcctAGAGACAGTAGCATCCGCATCATGAGATACTTGTATGATAAAAGGTGGTGTATCTGTAGCGCACATGTCGTATTGCGCAGTGCGCACTACAGTAGgcttgggcgactaagtcgccattAGTCGTGACTATTACtggtagtcgcgactacgactattgaaaaccaaaagtcgactaacacaactatatttttatgttaaaaaatcaTGTTAAAAGTGCCAGATAtccgcaccaaaaccaaccaaatactatcATATAAACTGCGAATATTTGATAAAAACTTtatcattgtcttaccaatagtaacactaattGACAAATAATCATGTAGTCCATAAATCATTATTAAATTGGTGTTGTTGACTTGTTATCGTAAATTTGCCCCAATCTTTCACCCAATTTTTGGGTCCTATTttgaccacagatagtcgcgactatagtcgtagtcgtgactatttgctgccgactagtcgactaggaaaaaagtgatagtcgcccaactctacacTACAGATGCACTGCCTTTAATAACTAGTGCATGTATCAAACGCAGATACTACTGTCTTGAGGAAGCCAAGTGGAGCATAGTCTAGAGCGATCAGTTTTTTCTGCAAGAGCAAGCATACTATCGTCTTGACCAATCAGCTTTTCTACTGGACTAACCAATAATTGTTGATCAATCCCAACTTCCTGATATTTCTCCACATTCAGTGTTTTCTGATGAAGCACATCTTGGCATAATTCTTGACCAATCACCTTTTCTGTCTGCTGGTGTTACCACATGATCAATATCAACCAATCAGCAACCACCTTATCACTTAAGGTCCAATCAGCTTCTCTCCTGGAGCAAGCATGTGATCATTACTCTAAACCAATCAATTTCTCTGCTGGAGCATATTTCCAATTTGTATCTTCTAGCCATTTCAGTTTCTTGCGTAATTCTTCAAGGCGCTGTTCATGCAGCTCTGGAAGGAAACACAGGTAGAGGCAAATGTTTATCAAATCCTTGGAAATTGAAAAACACCTTTATTTAATACTTGGAACCAATAATTTAGCAGAGTTTAAAGATTACAATCAAAAGGTATTGGTtttgaaaatttgtattttgtggaCACCAAGTTATTCCTAGATGTTGAACACTAGAAAGTCTATAAAAATGTGTTTCAAAAGCATTTCTTTTGTTATGTCAagcatatcaaggcattaacagctgaaatctgggAGATAATGCTGATGAAACCTCCACCAGTCACAAGAGACCTAGTGAAGAGGGTCGCTGAAAATAGCTGGTCTGGGCATTTTTACTGGGAAGGCAAATGTGGTCAACAAGCTGGCATATTACACTGATACTTTATCCTTATACAGAACTGACTGGTAGGTTTTTTATCACAAGTTATCTGCATTTTCCAGATGCGCCACAAGGAGAGAggatttgatgttttttttgttCTCCAAAGAATTGTGtgattaatactatatattagTCAAAACATTTCATTACGTGTGTCGGTTCCAAGCATCTGAAGATTATGTTGACTGAGTTTGAGTTGGGAaataaaaaaagaacaaaaaaggagGATACAAAAGTGCATTTGATTTTTTCTTTTAAATCTTGacaagttttgagatatattatttttttccttATGGCATATATTGCTACATATTTTCACCTTTCTGTGTGTTCTTGAGGCATGCTTCTGTATCATGTTCCACCTGCAGCTTGTCCAGAAGTGGATCTGCAAATAAtcgaagtaaaataaaaaataaaagatagAAATAATGTCTATCAACAACAATGACAAAAGCAACAAAATATTTCTGGGCCCACCCATATACACTGTATGAAGGCCATTGACTGCAAGTTATATGTGATACCAGTGGCATGCACAGGATTTTACCTAGGGAGTCAAGCCCTTTGAAGTGACATGGTACCGGTATATAATTAAAGGTTGGCCTAgattaaagccacgatttctctgtgAGTGATAcagaaaaacggaaaaattcacggaattcagggtttgctcacggaaatttgaaaatgccacaaaattagTGAAAACTGTAGGCCTAAAATGTcaagtttttgttttgatttgcaaaataaaacaaaggaaagtgattatttagcagtattAAATCAACCATTGATGATGCTCAATTTTAATGGAGTCTagagactacagtaaaaaggtacacGTATAGTATGTACTATGTAAGACAaagtacacttttaaaacatgtttgttttcacttttcagtgctttatagtggaaaatggaaaatcacagaaattgaacaatttgtaacacagattttaaattttgtaacacagagtAATTGGGGctttatttttatctttttagATTACGGTTCATGGAATGTTTTACTATAGGCCTAGCTATCACGCAGGCTTATATCATATCATCTAATATCCGTAATATACCATGAATTGGTCTGAACTTATAACAACCATTTTCTTTATAAACATGTATCTCAAAGCATGTATTGCAAGTGTATAGCATCATCATTGCTATACTGAGCTATGAAACGAATATATCAGGCATACTATGCAACCTACGTTGTGGTTGAATAATGTACATGCGTCGCCATGTCGTTTTGGGCCGTcccttttattcatttattctatAATAGTAGCTTgttcacgtagcggttccgttgtcccactggcctactacaccgTAGATTGCatgtagactgcggaactcagtcctcaatgatagtcagtcacttatcttttggtcgttatatgactatcatttgaggaccgagttcttaccatacatcttccgaggtgcagtttcagacaatatcttgggattattggggcagaggttatcttttgaattctttcatgaccactgaagcatagtcaagcctgtcaaggacttTCCCGGAGATGCTACCATCCTTCAACAAGATTTGGACGCCCTCACTAaatggggttctgattggttaatgacaTTTAATACTGACAAGTCCTATACCATGCACTTCACGACTAAGAAGACTGTGCTTACTTCTGATTACTCGCTTTGTGGAAACAAACTGGTGTCTACTAAGACCCATCCATACCTTGGTCTCCAATTTGCTGACAATCTGAAGTGGAAAGACCACATCCAAAAAGTGACCAGTAATTGCAGAAGAACCATGGGAGTCATCAGAAGGAATTTCCGTGCTTGTTCAACTGATGTCAAGTCTCGCCTGTACCAATCCTTGATTCAGCCGAAGCTAAATTACGGCACAGCTGCCTGGTACCCGTCAACCAAAGAAGAAAAACATCTCCTTGACATGATCCAGAGATCTTCAGCTCGTCTTTGCTTCAACGACTACTCCCGTGATTCAAGTGTGACTCAGATGCTGACCAAACTTGAGTGGACCAGTTTAGAGACCTGCCGACTGATAACCAGACTCTCCATGATGTACCGTATCACCCACAACTTAGTTGACATCGACTGGCAAGACCATCTGACCAAACCAACCAGACCAACTAGACGTCATCACCCTTCAACCTACATGCAAATTCAAGTTACAGCAACCAGCTACGAAAACAGTTTCTTCCCTTGGACAATACCTCACTGAAACAGCCTCCCTCACAGCATACTGGACATTACTGACTTCAAGGCCTTCAAGACTGCCATCTGGACCCATTTTACTTAGTTCTCCATGATTATTTTTTGCACCGCACACCAAGCTTAGGATTCAAAGGTCAAAACCTCTGTTGAGATGCAGGTACCTGCTCATACGGAGTAaccaatccagatccagatccagacactcggcgtgaattgaaagaccatcactcgccacaaaagaatgtcaaaggtcacccgacaccaatttggtgtacttccgtgcctcggaaaatgatgtttaaggtttaggactagattgcatggcgatcggagtgttatcgtcagagcacctcggactaattCTATGTTTTAAATTTTCTATGTATGACAATGTCAAAGGTAggtatgtccacattgcttattatagagggcgacgttcaactaaaaaagctcaaaaagttgcgaccacagtaaatggcttaactgtgtaatccccataggaaaatacaaGTGCTGgtcctttatccttgatacagaagtcaacatgcagtgatagttagatttcataaaataaaatcgcctttgtgtaaaacggatcatcgtggtgaaaaatgatgcattactggCTCAGTCTTTTGTACAGTAAGACTGTAAGTCAttctaggtatgctaggtgaattcaaatttgccatcaaactgcatcattttatatatatcaaattaaagcccttgagtaaacaaagccaaaatgaaaaccttttttcatagcactttccgtagcaaagttacatcttgtcaaagatggacgttcatcaaacaatgtcaaaaaagatccagctagcaaaattccccaaaacggcatttcggggtgtttctagatcttagtctcatgatgatagcagcttttttaatggaactgctatcaaaatcctctaaaattccatgtgcgagtgacttatcaccataaaaaatcatatatttgggtcaagtgaagtatagaaaacatataatgtaggtttctttcttcggccagttgttttaaatttctatgtaaaaatgcattgacattgtcggcgaatttggctgactagcaaatgtgtttgcctggcatacctagtcATTCCATTCTAAGGCATAGACTAGTCAATGACGTCAATGTTTGATGGccgcaaaaaaatgaaaaattttaaaaacagacatttgcccatgactttgttgatatttgagctacagacatggttgacccctcattttaaatgatcacctttttaaacaaaataatttccatgtgaaaaaacctacttgaaaattttgtgatcatgcctaGGCTAGCCAGGCTAGGCTATCAACATGATCATTCAGGGCAAGGCAAATAACTTCTGGGTGGCGGAAAGTTTAATAAATTGAACTACATAAATCACAGAGGAAAATAAATTTCACAAACCTATCATTTGCTCTTCATCTAATGCTGTAGGGGATTTAAACAAAGCCTTCTTGGGTGTTGAATCCACTGAATCAAAGCTTCGAAAAGATCGACTTCCACTGCCGATTTCTCCACTGGaggtcgccattttgaaatatttattcaGTGTTGGGCGCTTACTTTAAGGGTTGGGCAGTATCCGAGAGTTAAAGGTTTTGGGTGGGGGATTTGGGACCAGGCCAGGGCCCGGGGGggccacttacattacgtgatggacaccatgctcatgtatggactcttgaaatgcaccctaaacgagtattactaagcgcatgcaaaacataccctaaacaagtattttgccatttttttaacactaagaaagtaaaaattcatgttgaGGTTCTTGTTaaatataagtagtttgatgtttcttaatgttttaccctaagatatgttctgatagaagccaaacatatcctatttcaccctttttttattttgccattaaactttggtaccctaagcaagtattttgcttgaaaagtataccctttttcctgatttttggcgtttttgacaccctaaacaggtacagcgctgtacttgcccagtgctgaaaaacaacccttttttcttgtttttatacatgagcatggtgtccaccttgaaatacaagtggcccccCCGGGGGCCAGGGGCCCCGCCAGGGGCCCAGGGCTTGAAATAACTGGCAGGAGCAAGGGGCAAATTTATAGACTAGCAAATTTACCCAGTGGTGTAactagggggcggggggggggggcaacgtgcaccgggcgccacccttaggggggcgccaaattgaccaattcagcatcgattctgcgccacgGCCGGTTCTGCGCCCCTCAAAGGCgatgaaagtccaaattttgCCCCTGCTAAAAGGCAAAATGCCCCTGGTTCAGAACTGTGTGTATTTGTATAGACCAGGGCCGgggcaatatttacacaaaaaacacccaaaattgctCCTGGATCTGAAATCCTTATTTCAAGCCATGTTTTGGGACCCCGTTTGTGCCTGTCACAGTCAATAGGCCACCCATTCTAATATTCCCGATCacaggctccggaagattttgaatattggtggggggggggggcaaaatgtttGGCCGTCTCCGAggcgcgaaacgctgaagggggtgggcgcggaagcttttgaaatgcatatacatttttacatgaattgtagaCGTAtacctataggcctacctatgaatTATGAACTTAAAATAGTGAATCtgatcctaaaattatgaattttaccctaaaattacgaATTCactacctcagattattgggtgGGGGGCTCTAGGGTAGGCTACTTGGGCcgctcaccaaaattattgaggggccggGCTCCCCAggccccccggttccggagccactgccgATGCACcagttttttttaaagtcataggcCTACACGATGACCTCCTAGAAGGTGCGCAGCCAATGAAccctttagggagtggtcattatttACGCGGGCTGGGAGATTAGATGATTTCCATACTTTTTCTCGCTATTTTTACGTTCCCCCTCATGGCTTCGGAGAAAATTTCAGGGTCCTCCCaccaatcaattaaaaaaatgatgtTTCCCGCTATACTAAAAACTGAGACTAGAAAAACAAATCCTTGTCCTTTTTTTTGTTTCTGAGTTGTTTTTACCGAATGCTTTCGGTTGCTTGTACTTGGTTCTCACCTGACCATAATTTTTACAGCACTAAAACACGATATAACAAGATATACCCCCCGCGGCCccgggatataggcctacattgtaccccGGAAGCCTATAGCGGAATAATTTTGTCCATCCCCCCAATTTTCTACTTGGTGACCCTTTTTTCCCCAGCCCCCAGCCCATCCCCTGCTGAACTTGAAAGAATGAATGATGTCAAGTTCAATATTAATTACTGTTCCGCATCAATCATCATTCATGAACACGATGAAGAGAAAACAGGTTCAGTGCCCAACCCCTGCTGAAAAGAAATCTTTCTAATACGGCGCCCCCTTTTATATTATCGATTGATGATCAATTTCATCAATCTATTGAAAAAGATCCCTAACCGAGCGAGTCAACAGTCGGAGATTTCGCCTGATTGAAAGCCCAAGGACAAGCTGTGAAATACTATTTGTGTTTTTGCTGATTAATATGATATAGGACATAATAGATTAAGAATTTCTCGGTCAAATCGATAGCTTGTTGTGCTTCGAATGACTATGTACATGAGTGTTAAAACTATCGTAAACAAGGCAAGACTCGCCACACGATCCGGTCACTACACGCGTCGTCTACGCAAAACTTGAGTGGTATGGTAGAATGGCGACTAAAACAGCGCACACACCTCTTCCAACAAATGGGCTTGATATGAACCAAAAATGCCTCACACAACCTGCTAACGTTAGTCTACAAATTATTGAGGACATGGATGATGCGTTAGAACACAGAACTGAAGTCGTCGAAGATCAAGAAGATGACAATTCTCCATGCAGTGCCGACACGACCGATGCGGAAGTGGAAGAGTTGAGCAGTGCTGCCAGCAGTGTTGGTCAGCAACAGCAACCGATGGATAATGATGTCCTTGATCTTGATTCAAGAAATACTGATGTGGTCACTCCTCCCCTTCCTGAAGGGTGTAAACCACTCAGTCATCAAGTTGCTGGGCATATACATGGAAAGGGTAAAACCAAAGCAGGTAAGAATttaagggggtgctacacccctgtccaattttgtgcctatttttgcatttttctcaaaaattatagcacattggtgacaagtaatatattagccttaataggggcaaggactacaactactgcactggaaattttattttagcacagacaacagttgtggagttacagtcaaaaatgagggaaaaccaatatttgaacaataaatcaataactactcgccttgagttgctgaatttttagtgcagtagttgtagtccttgcccatatctttcttgtcaccaatgcgctataatttttgagaaaaatgcaaaaataggcacaaaattggccaggggtgtagtacccccttaacatgcttaaagccatgatattataatttttataaaaaaatagggTACAATTTATAACACCGAATAGGGttcaacttgctagacttgagtccagtcctcgtttacggagtttagggttaggaactTAGGGtaggggtagggcagtcttgtaataagactagtagagttgcaccctattcggcaatcgctccaaaaatagaattgtatttttttggcataaaatgttataatatattgTACCGAACTGCTGCCACCAAAATGTAGCGGAATTAGCGAGCACAAACAACAATCCCACTCCTGACACCAATGTAGCGAAAATAAGGCCAGTTCAGTCAGATCAGGCGGGGTCAGGGTCAGGCACAGAAACCTGGCCGGATTCGGAGTGTGAAACATGCGCAAAACACAACAAGGCGCTTAATTTGACACATGAAACATGGGAGGGCGCTTACTTAATAATACAAGAAAATCACACAAGACTCATTTTGCTTTACACCTTGGAAATCATCATATAATTTGGAACACATGAATAAAATACACGGCACTGATTGGTTCCAGcctaaataataatcattaatcaATAAAATGAAATCACTAGGACACATAATAAAACATTAAACCATACACAATAAATTGGATCCAATACACATGTATTGCAATGACAAGTAAAACGTGTGTGTAAACCCGGGCATATGTTTTATATGGTCACTCTATCTATTAATCATGTTTATGTTCATACGAAGGTGcaccttgatcatgttgattacttTTTATTGACACTAGATCTAGTGATTTGACTATGTCTATTCACGTACAAGTTACTGCAGAAAGGCCTCTCTTTATATAGTAGATGCCAGCGCTACTTGAAAAATAACCAGTTCCGGGATACCTGCATTGATGAGTTCCAAGTGGAGATCCTCACTGTGCAAACGAAAACTAAGACACAGCTCCTCGGTATAAATCTCCCAGGTATAAATCTCCATCAGGTTTCCAATGTCAAAACAACTCAAGAGGCACTTCACATTCTGTAGAAAATCTCCCTAAATCACCAGGTATTCAATTATCGTTGAATCACATTTGTAGCAGCAGTCCTTGTATTTTAGATCATACATGCATAAATGTTATATTACCAATCATCCTCCGTATTCTGTACAAATCAGTTGAAATCGGTGAAATAATCATCCCAAAATCACGTCACCCCCATGATTGTTTATGATTCCCTCGATT contains the following coding sequences:
- the LOC140171185 gene encoding uncharacterized protein — its product is MATSSGEIGSGSRSFRSFDSVDSTPKKALFKSPTALDEEQMIDPLLDKLQVEHDTEACLKNTQKELHEQRLEELRKKLKWLEDTNWKYAPAEKLIGLE